TAGGTGCCCTTGGACACCGAACAAGAGAGGGTCCCCTCCGCCAGCTCGTCTCCCTCGCCCGCCGCGCCGACATCGACGATGTCCAGACGGTGGATGGTGACGGCGCGCGTCTTCATCTCCACCTGCTCACCGACACGGGCCAGGTCATAGGCGCGCTCGCCGTCGATCTTCAGCGCCGAATAGACAGGCGGCACCTGCTCGATCGGGCCGGTGAAGCGGGGCAGCACCGCTTCAAGAGCCGCGCGAGTCGGCCGCACGTCGCTGGTCGTCACCGCCTTGCCCTCGGCGTCGAGCGTATCGGTCTCGACCCCGAAGCCGATGGTGAAATCATAGGCCTTGTCGGCGTCGAGCATGCGGCCCGATAGCTTGGTCGCCTCGCCGATCGCGACCGGCAGCACCCCCGACGCCAGCGGATCGAGCGTGCCGCCATGGCCGACCTTGTACTTGCCATAGCCGCCGGTACGCAGCGCACGCTTTACCGCAGAGACGATCTGGGTAGAGCCGGGCCCGACCGGCTTGTCGATGATGATCCAACCATGCATGGCGCGCGCATCTAGACGCCATCGGACGCCGGCGCCAGCCTGCCCCAGCCGCTACCCGATCATTGCGGCAGGGCGGCGGCGTCGAGGTCCACCTTCAATTCGCGCTGCCACAGGCGAAGCGGCGCGCAGGCTGCGAGAAACGCCTTGGCATCGCCTTTGTGAACCAACGGGAAGCAACCCGCGTCCATGTCGTCGGCGGCAATGCCGGCTTTCTCGAACAGCAGCCGGGCGGGCTTGGTATAGGCGATGAACTTGCAATGGGCGAAAGCGTCGGAGACGAAATCCTTCGCGGGCTTGTCGATCGCCAGCATCCCCGCGCCCGCTTCCGAAAGGACCAATGCCACCGCGTCGTAGAGCACCGACGCGCCGCCATCGATCTTCTGCCGCGCCTCGATCATCGCGCCATCGGACAGCCTTGCCCCGGCGATGTGCGGGGCGATGATCTCATAGCTGCCGCGTTCGGCGCCCACCGCCGCGATCAGATCTGCGACGACCGCCGCGTCGGCGCCGTCGGTGACGAGGATGCCGAGCTTGCGGCCCTCGAAACGCATCGGCCCGCGCTTGACGATCGACAGCGCTTCCGACGGCGGAAGATCGGTCCGCGGCTCCACCGCGGCCGGGTGGGCCTTGGGCAATTTCTTCAGCCCGAGGCCCTTGGCCACGGTCTGGGCGAGGTCGGGATGGATGTTGGCGAGATGCGCCACCATCCGCTCGCGAATGTCGGGCCGCAGGCATTTGCTGAGTTCGAACACCAGCGCATCACCGATATGTTTCTGCTCGATCGGCGTCTGGCTGATGAAGAACTGGCGGGCCTGGCTGTAGTGATCGGCGAAGCTTTCCGGCCTGATCTGCTGCTTGGGCCCGTTTTCGGCGGCAGCGAAGTGGCGATAGCCGGTCTTGGGATCCTCCTTCGGTCCCACGCCCCAGCTGTTCGGTTCGTAGTTTACCCGCCCGCGCGGGTTGCGCATCGCCATATGCCCGTCCTGCTGATGATTGTGCATCGGGCAGCGCGGCGCGTTGATCGGGATATGGGTGAAGTTGGGCGAGCCGAGCCGCTTCAGCTGGGTATCGAGATAGGAGAAGTTGCGCCCCTGCAGCAGCGGATCGTTCGAGAAGCCGATGCCCGGCACCACATTCTGCGTGCAGAAAGCGACCTGCTCGGTCTCCGCGAAGAAATTGTCGACCCGGCCGTCCAGCACGAAGCTGCCGATGATCTCGACCGGCACCTGCTCCTCCGGAATGATCTTGGTGGGATCGAGGATATCGAACTCGAACCGCTCGGCGAACGCCTCGTCGAACAGTTGCACCCCCAGGTCCCATTCGGGCGGGGCGCCCATTTCGATCGCATCCCACAGGTCGCGGCGGTGGAAGTCGGGGTCCGATCCGTTGATCTTGACGGCCTCGTTCCAGAGCACCGACTGCAGGCCGAGCCGGGGCTTGAAGTGGAATTTGACGAAGGTGCTGGCGCCCTTGGCGTTGATGAGGCGGAAGCTGTGGACGCCAAAGCCCTCCATGAAGCGGTATGAGCGGGGAATGGCCCGATCGGACATGACCCACATGATCATGTGCATGCTTTCGGGCGTCAGGCTGATGAAGTCCCAGAAATTGTCGTGCGCGGTCTGGGCCTGCGGGAACTCGCGATCCGGTGCTGGCTTGGCGGCGTGAATGAGATCGGGAAACTTGATCGCGTCCTGGATGAAGAAGACCGGAATGTTGTTACCGACCAGATCCCAATTGCCCTGCTTCGTATAGAATTTGGCCGCGAAGCCACGGACGTCGCGGGCCAGGTCGAACGAGCCCTTGTTGCCCGCGACCGTGGAGAAGCGCACAAACATCGGCGTCGCCTCGCCGACTTCGGTCAGCACCTGCGCGGTCGTGTATTTCGCCAGCGACTTGTTGAGGGTGAACGTGCCGTGCACGCCATAGCCGCGCGCGTGGACGACCCGCTCGGGAATGCGTTCATGATCGAAGTGGAAGATTTTCTCGCGGAAATGGAAATCCTCGAGCAGCGTGGGTCCGCGCTCGCCGAGCTTGAGCGAGTTCTGGTCGTCGGCGACCGGAACGCCCTGCTGCGTGGTGAGGACCGTCTCCTCGCCGGACGGCCGCTGGTGCGTCTCGCCCCCGGTGCCCGGGTTGCGCTTCGAATAAAAGGGATCGGCCATGTGCTCACCTCCGCTGCTGGCGAAGGCGGTAACCGCTCAACCGGGCCTCAGGTCCCGCCGATAATGTAATTATTCCGCTAACTTAGATCAATTCCTGGGCGGACATCACACCTCCAGCTCCAGACTGTCATAGGAGCAGACGATCTCCAGCGGGGTACGATCCTTGCGATTCAGCGCCTCGTAACGGACGGTTTCGTCGTAGAGGCTGTCGATATCGGCGTCGCTGCTGGTCGGCTCATGGTGGAACAGGACCAGTTTCTTCGCCCCGGCACCATGGCAGAGGTTGACCGCCATCACATTGCTCGAATGGCCCCAGTCCGCCTTCAGGGTGATGCTCTCCGCCAGCGAATACATGGTGTCGCAGACGACAAGGTCGGCCCGGTCGAAGAAGGTCTCGAACGCCTGCTTGTCCTCCAGGTCGTCCATCCGGTGCTCGGCATCGGTCGAGAAGACGAAGGTCTTGCCGTTCTTGCGGAATTTCCAGGCATAGGAGACGTGGCTGTGGTCCTGCGGCATCAGTTCCACGTCGATCCCATCGACATTGTACGGCTCACCTGGGCTCAGCACCTTGAACTCGATCTTCGCGCGCAGCCAGTCGAACGCCACCGGGAAGCTGATCTCCTCCTGCTGGCGGCGCAGCGCCGCCTCGCAATCGGCATGGCCCGAATGGATGACGATATGGGCGTTGGGATCGAAGGCCGGCCCGAAGAAGGGAAAGCCCATGATGTGGTCCCAATGGAGATGGGACATGAAGAAATTATATTTCCGCGAGCGCCCCTGCTGGGCGATCCGCCGGAAGGCGTCATTGCCCAACTCGCGCAGGCCCGATCCCATGTCGAGGATGAAGAAGCTGTCGTCGGCGCCCTCGATCTCAAGGCAAGTCGTCGCGCCGCCATAGGTGTGGCCCTCACCGAAGCGCAGCTCCTGGTTGACGAAGCCCCGGGCCTCGCCTTCGTCGGCGAAGCTGCGGCCCTGGGCCCGCATCAGCGCATTGACGAGCTTGTCCTCGATGGCGCGGGCGCGTGGCGCCACCGGCAGCGATCCCCTCGTCCCCCAGAAGCGGACCAGCATCCCCAAAATTTCAGTCTCCACCCGTGTCGATATCATCGACGATATCGAAGATGAGCTGGTAGCGGCTGATCTCAAGCACCTCGCGGAGCGCAGGGTTGGGCCGGGCGAGCACGATCTTCACATTGCTGTTGATCGCCTCCTTGCGGGCAATCGTCAACGCCATCAGCGCGGCCGCCGACATATGCTCGACATCGGCAAGATCGACCACGAACTCGCCCTCCCGCATGTCCGCGCCGGCCGCAGCCGCCGCCACGCCGTCACGGAGATGGCTCAGAAAGGCATCGCGCGCGCCATCGTCGATGTCGCCCGCCGGATGTCCTACTGGTCCTCGCGTCGATGACGACGC
The sequence above is drawn from the Rhizorhabdus dicambivorans genome and encodes:
- the truB gene encoding tRNA pseudouridine(55) synthase TruB; translated protein: MHGWIIIDKPVGPGSTQIVSAVKRALRTGGYGKYKVGHGGTLDPLASGVLPVAIGEATKLSGRMLDADKAYDFTIGFGVETDTLDAEGKAVTTSDVRPTRAALEAVLPRFTGPIEQVPPVYSALKIDGERAYDLARVGEQVEMKTRAVTIHRLDIVDVGAAGEGDELAEGTLSCSVSKGTYIRSLARDIARALGSVGHVTMLRRTKAGPFTFAPAIPLDKLEELAKARQLEKAILPLTAGLDDIPALSVTPDQARALREGRRLIGIAAPTGLNLAIDGDMPVALVEVEDQQVRVVRGFNVMSKEDT
- a CDS encoding catalase, producing the protein MADPFYSKRNPGTGGETHQRPSGEETVLTTQQGVPVADDQNSLKLGERGPTLLEDFHFREKIFHFDHERIPERVVHARGYGVHGTFTLNKSLAKYTTAQVLTEVGEATPMFVRFSTVAGNKGSFDLARDVRGFAAKFYTKQGNWDLVGNNIPVFFIQDAIKFPDLIHAAKPAPDREFPQAQTAHDNFWDFISLTPESMHMIMWVMSDRAIPRSYRFMEGFGVHSFRLINAKGASTFVKFHFKPRLGLQSVLWNEAVKINGSDPDFHRRDLWDAIEMGAPPEWDLGVQLFDEAFAERFEFDILDPTKIIPEEQVPVEIIGSFVLDGRVDNFFAETEQVAFCTQNVVPGIGFSNDPLLQGRNFSYLDTQLKRLGSPNFTHIPINAPRCPMHNHQQDGHMAMRNPRGRVNYEPNSWGVGPKEDPKTGYRHFAAAENGPKQQIRPESFADHYSQARQFFISQTPIEQKHIGDALVFELSKCLRPDIRERMVAHLANIHPDLAQTVAKGLGLKKLPKAHPAAVEPRTDLPPSEALSIVKRGPMRFEGRKLGILVTDGADAAVVADLIAAVGAERGSYEIIAPHIAGARLSDGAMIEARQKIDGGASVLYDAVALVLSEAGAGMLAIDKPAKDFVSDAFAHCKFIAYTKPARLLFEKAGIAADDMDAGCFPLVHKGDAKAFLAACAPLRLWQRELKVDLDAAALPQ
- a CDS encoding MBL fold metallo-hydrolase: MLVRFWGTRGSLPVAPRARAIEDKLVNALMRAQGRSFADEGEARGFVNQELRFGEGHTYGGATTCLEIEGADDSFFILDMGSGLRELGNDAFRRIAQQGRSRKYNFFMSHLHWDHIMGFPFFGPAFDPNAHIVIHSGHADCEAALRRQQEEISFPVAFDWLRAKIEFKVLSPGEPYNVDGIDVELMPQDHSHVSYAWKFRKNGKTFVFSTDAEHRMDDLEDKQAFETFFDRADLVVCDTMYSLAESITLKADWGHSSNVMAVNLCHGAGAKKLVLFHHEPTSSDADIDSLYDETVRYEALNRKDRTPLEIVCSYDSLELEV
- a CDS encoding STAS domain-containing protein, with amino-acid sequence MQWAASSSTRGPVGHPAGDIDDGARDAFLSHLRDGVAAAAAGADMREGEFVVDLADVEHMSAAALMALTIARKEAINSNVKIVLARPNPALREVLEISRYQLIFDIVDDIDTGGD